One Callospermophilus lateralis isolate mCalLat2 chromosome 13, mCalLat2.hap1, whole genome shotgun sequence genomic window, TGGGCCCCCTGGGAAAACCCAGGCACTTTCCTCATCCCAGGGTCCTTACCTCAACATCTACAAGGTCCCCTCTTTCCACAGGTCCCATGCCCCACGTTCTCATAGTTGGTCTAGTGGCATGTTTCAGTTGGgcttttcgctgctgtgactaaaggacacaaccagaacaactgtaaaggaggaaaggtttatttagggccTCACGGTTCCAGAGGGCTTAGTCCATGGAAGGCTGGCTCCATCTGTGGCTCCAGGtggggctgaacatcatggtggaagagtgtggtggagggaagcagctcacatgatgaacaggaagcagaggggggagagagagagagacaaagacagagagagagagacactgacTCTGCTGGTCagatacaaatatgtatgtcGAAGCCACACCCCatgccacctcctccagccacagcctgcCACTTCAGTGACCACTCAGCCAATCCCGTCAGGGGATTAGTTCACAGACTGGGTTAAGGCTGTCACAGTGTGATCATTTCTCCTCCGAGCCGTCTTTGTCTCACATGCGGgcctttggggacacctcacatccacacCATCACAGGCAGTTGTCAGTGGTCCCCATCAGGTGCATTGGTGGTGCCCCTGGAGGTGGCCACGGGGGTCCTGTGGTTAGAGATGTCTCCGTGACATGGAAGTTATGGGGAGATGTGTGGATTTTTTTTCTGAGCATAATAaactttcagtttttctttaaGAGACTTTATTAAATGTTTACATTTCTTTCTCATGTTTTGAGGGTATCTACTGGTGTTTCTTCTCAGTGCACACCCCTCCGTCTACTGTCTTCACTCCATGGTGGCCTGGACTTTAACAGGAAGGCAGGGAGAACCCTAGCAAAACagcagggggagggagagaaggagcttGTGGCAGAGAGCCTTCTGGTGCACCCCTCTTACCAACAGTGAGGAAGCCAGCTGTCCCCGTAGGGAGAAGGCTGGTCGCCGAGGCTGGCAGGGTGACGAGAACAGCCAGGTGCAGCTGCCTTTCTTACTGAGGTAGGGGAACAGCCCCGGGTTAGCATTCTGTAGTGGTCCTTATttctaaaaattgaaaatatagagTAAATTGTTCAAAGCCCTGAAATAGATGcactttttctttgtttcttcaaaacaattttttgcaaacaattttttaaaaagcattcctactgtttctaataagttgaaacaaaatatttttaattttcttttactgGTGCACTATAATTGTACATACTAGTTGCATTCATTCTGACATCATTACACCTGCGTGGAACCTGATTTAGTCCACTTTGGTCCCCAGAgccccccttccctctcctcttaccTCCCCTCTTCCTCTTCTAGTCTACTGGTCTACCTTGCactcattatatatattttaattggtgTTTTACATGTATACACAAGGTGGGATCCACTGTGGTGTGTTCATACATGTGCATAGCGTGGTTTTGCCAGTtcatctctctctcctcccctttcCTGTCCCTCTTCCTTCCCCTCAGTTCCCTCTTCTGCCTTGCTGACCTCCCCTGTGGCTTTACAATATCACCTGCCACCCCTAGTCCCCTTCACTTCGCTCTAGCTTTCCcatgagagagagaacttttgatTCTTGACTTtgagtctggcttctttcactcagcatgatgttttccattcccatccatttgctggcaaatgtcatgatctcattcttctttatggctgaggaaaactccattgtgtatacatacaatattttcttaaaatattcatccatcAATGGGCATCTGGGTTAGTTCATTACCTTGGCTAATGTGCATGTGCTGCTGTAAATGTTGATGTGGTTGTATTGCTATAGTAtataattttagttcttttggacaaGTACAAAGGATGGGATAGCTGGACCATATGGTAGCTCCATTCtgtgttttttgaggaatctccataatgattTTCAAAGTGGTTGTTCTGATTTTCATTCCcactaacaatgtatgagtgCGCTCTTCCCTATATCCTCGCCAGCATTGattattgtctgtattcttgatgattgctgttctgactggagtgagatcaaatctcagtgtagttttgatttgcatttccctgattgctggggatgttgaacattttttttaagtattaatCATTTGTGtgaaacataaaatattttaatttgcctTTTAAATTCTATCCTGTAAACTGAAGCTTTTATGCATAAATGAGAATTTGATAGAGTTACTTGGAAAGAAGAAAGGAtaatgtagaaaaataaaagataatgtagaaaatataatcagtggaaagcaaatttttatttataaattcctATAAGGATAATCTAGCATTGTCAAACCATTTGGGTGAACTTTATGTTGAAAAATATTCCTAAGGTTTAAAcagttttcatttaaatgataGGATTTTCTTGTGCATTGATAATATCTTGTAGGAGCAGTGGTACCCATCTCAGGTTGTGTTCCCTAAGGGAATGTGCCTACTTGCAGAGCATATCTAAACATTTTCCATAGCAGTATGGTATCCTAAATAATATTCACACATGTCACTGAGTAATGGAAGCTTTGTAATGATCCCAGATGAGCAGAAATGCGTACTTCCCTGCTCAGTGTTCATTCCACACTCTGCGTGCTGAATATGTACGTCAAGCCAGCAGCCAGCAACGCCAGGCCTAACGATGCCACTTTTACCAAGGAGAACCCTGAGGAGGACGAGAGGCTGTCCTTGCTGGTGACTCGAGTCCTCAGGGGCTTGATGATGCGCTCTCTCTGGGTCAGGATGGCTCTCCGGGCCCCATCCCATTTCCCTGGCCCCTGGAGGCGGAACTGGTATGGAGTACAAGGGCCGAAGAAAACCTCCATGGCCAGCTTTGGATCTGAGAGAAGGAGGAGCAGCAGGCTGGGCTTGACCCCGGCCAGGGAGGCGATCTCATCCATGTACTCCACGTGGTCCACCTGGATGGTGTGGCGGGCCGTCTTCACATACCTGAAACACAGGGCGGAAGTGAGGCCGGCAGCCTCCAGGCAGGCAGGGGACGGATTCACATCAACCCAGAGCCAAAAGAGGTTAGTTCTACAGCTTTAAGATGCAGAAACAGCTAGAAAGCCAACACACCCACACTTCTCGGTATTGAGGGGCAGTGGCAGGGTCTGCGCAGCCCAGGACACCTGTTCCTAGTGTGGGTGGTGTGGATCTGATGTCTGCCGTGGCAGTGCACCTCCAGTGTTTGGAAATAGTGTGTCTTAAGGATGGAGTTCTTTTGTCTCCTTTGCACAAGAACTTGTTTTGTGGGCTGACAGGAGCCTGTGCGCACTGGCTGTACAGCAGGAGGCGAGGGCAGGGCGTCTTTCTGACGTGACCTTAGAGGTGTGGGAGCGGGCACTCTGCTGCACGAGTTGAGCACTCCTTCCATGCCGTGGGACCTCCCCAGAGTGGGGGTCAGCAGCCTCCACCTGTGCTTGGAAGGCTGTTTCAGGTACAGTGCCTACAAGAAACAGCAGTGCTGTCATTTCACATGGCTCTCCTCTGGCCTTTTGCACAGGCGAACTGGAAATGCTTAGTAACATGGGGTTTTAGTGAGTGAACTAGACACTTTCCATCTCTCCTTCAGAATTTATCAATGAACAGTTTTCTTTGTGCTACAAAATTTGTGAAACCGTAGTGtattgtgtgtttgtatgtgtctcTGTGTGGGGGGTGAATTTGAATGAATTCCATTTCTTtttatggacacacacacacacacacacacacacacaccacagtgtCTTTAGAATCTTGACAAAAATGTTGCCCTCTTCTTCCTTCCCTATGTGAAGACATGCATAAGCCTTTGGTTCCCTTATTGCAAACAGTTTTTGTTACAAGACCAAAGAAATGCCCGACTTGCAGGAGACTCCTTCTTGGCTTGTTTCCTTCAACTCTTGGCTCATGAAAGAGAATAAGATGCAAGTCTCTGAGGCACCAAATGAGGAGAGGGAGGGATTTCAGTGTGGGGAAGTCTGGGATGAAAGTCCAGGAACCCAGGCAGACTTCATAGGGAAGCTGCGTGGAGGTGTGGGAGTCTGGACCCCTAACCCACCTTCCCCAGAACCCACCCTCAGCAAAGAGTCCTGCACCCTACTCGAGACAGAGCAGCAGAAGCCTCCAGACTGTAAGTGTGGCTCCGATTTGGCCCCACGGATGTCAGCAAGTGGAGCCACCTGGGGCAGTCCACCCACCGCCACGCAGGCACATGAGCCTCCTGGATTGCAGTGACTCTTCAAGAAACACTAGTTCccactgaggctgagggagaggatgattctaaatttaatgtgaattaaaaagaacaaataaaggtatttactGAAGAACTGAAGTGGGATGTTTTGTGCTGCACAACAATGTAGTGTAGGAAATGGAGAAAAATGGGGTTGAGTAGAGGAAGCACGAGTCCCAGTGAGGAACTGCGGATCCTGCAGAGGTCTCTGAGTAGctgttcctgatgcttctgaagcCAAGTCCTTGCCCCAGAGCTGTGGAGCAGGGGCTTAGGCATGCTGGAGCGCAGGCAGTGAGCAGGGGCACAGCCCTACAGAGCCGTCAGCCAGGGCCGGCATGAGACAGGGGCTGCTGACCAGCCGCCCAGGCAGCCCGCCCAGGGGAGATGCCCACTCTGCACAGCAGAACCCCCTAGCATCCAAGATCCAACAGCCTCAACCTCCTGCTTCCCCACAAGCAGTGGTAAAATGGAAGTAGGACAGACTTGAATGGAGGTTCAGAGTCAGGGATTAACTGTAGTGTTGGTGCTTTTCTAATCCCTGATTAGCACAAACTTGGACCGATAGCTTGGCCCAAGTGCTCTGTACACCTTAGACAAGCACACTCCACCAGCAGCCCCTTCTGAGTGTCTTCCTGGCCTTAGAAGAGTTTTGTTTCTGTTCACACTTGAATAAATTCTACTCTTTCACTCTTGTCTTTTTTTGTCCTGTGAATTTCATTCCTTGGATTTGTGAGGCAAGAAcccaggaagaagttggaggtgcACTGCTGAAGTCCATTGTGACATTGGGAAACAGCCTGTCACACCGAGAACTGCCACATGCCACCCTGTGGTAGTGGAGAAGAATCCAGCTTTGCTGGCTGCGACCCTTGGAGCTGATGCCAGGAGCTGTCCTGCTGTGGCCAGCTGCTAATGCTAGGAGGGGCTCTGGAGGGCTGCAGCTCACCCAGACCCACCCACCAGCCAGGTAGAGGATCGAGTTTTGACTCAAACTCTGGTTTTACTTGGCTTACCTTTTCTCCATCGCCCTCTTCCTCTGGGCAATGTCTGCCATCATCTTCTTGGCAGAGGGTAGTTTGCTCAGCCCTGCAAGACAAAATGCAGAGTCTGTCAGGATCTCTAGCAAGACAACCAGGGCCAAGAGAAGCGAGGGCAGGCAGGGTGAGCTGCCAGTCTTGCTCTGGCCTCTCCTCATTCACCTTTGAACACCCGGGCAGCCCAGCGAGACTGGAGCTCTGCTATGGGCAGCACAATGCCCAGGGGCTGGACGAGGCCAATGACGGCCAGTGTGGGCTTCTCCAGGTTGGGAGGGAACATCAGCTTATACAGAGACACCTCATTATCAGCAACTTCAATCAGCCCATccaggaaagggaaagaaaagctgTATCCTGTAGCGAAGACGACAGCATCAATGTTGGCCTCCACGGTGCCATCATCAAAGATGGTGTCCGTCTCCGTGAATTCCCTCACGTTGGGCTTCACCTGGACCCTGCCAGAAATGATGTGGTTCGGCAGGTCATCGCTGACGGTTGGGTGCTGGCTCAGAGGTCTGGATGTAGAAACAAAATTCCCAAGTGAGCAAATATACAGAAAGAAAGCACTGCATCTGGAAGGGAATCAAAGCCGGTGGTAGGCTTCCCCCAACCCTGCGCTGGTCCCCCATCTGCCTCTAATGGCAGAGGTGAGGATTTTGTACCCTAAGTGTGGTCATCTCAGTTCtacgttttctcatatattttagCTTGAAAACATTTATATCTTGCAGTTTGTGCCATATAGTCCTATTTGCTTTAGTATTAAGTTATTTACACCTCTTAAAATTAGGAAAGACGATGTTTGACTACGACTCCTTTGGAATACAAGTCTTAGACTATTATTAATCTTCCTCCATCTCAATCTCTGCCAAATTATCACTTGTCGGCAAATCAGTCTCCAGGATAGAGGTAGAAAACACTTGTAACAATAGGCCATAACACTATCTGACACAATATTTGCTAAATGACTAAATTGTTCAAGTAAGTACCCCAAAGGATCCATGTttcaaagaggaagaagaagaaatgggtAGGGAAAGATGTGGGTTTGCTGTGTGTGACCCTTCTCCTAGGGAACCTTGGCCTTCCCAAAGCTCCATTCCACAGACATCCATTTACTCTCTTGGAGGAAAACCATGGCATCCAACCACTCTGCCCAGACAGTCTCTGCTGGAGAAGAGAGAGCTATGTGGTTAACAACCAGGGGAATCTGTGCAGGATGGTGAGGTCTGGACTGAGAAGGAGAGGCAGAGAAGGAAATGCACAAAGCTCAGATGGGTGGCAGCCAGGCAGTCAGGCACCATGGCCCAACCGTGCCCAACCGTTAGGGCAACAGTGGCGGCAAACACACAGTCTTCCTGTAAGATAAACATGGAAAAACCCTGATTCCCAGCGATCTCTAGCCATCACAATACAGTACTTTCTCAGGGGCATGTACAGATGCTGGCATCGACGAGCCTCCCGCACTCTCAGTCAGTAAAAGCAGAGCATGTACAATGCCACAGTGCACATTCCTTGGTAATGATAATAGGTGACCACATTTTATGCATTTCCTCCACTAGACCTAGCCTTAGAGAGTGCTCCTGCTTAGAACAAAGTCCATGTCACCAGTAAGTCTTGTCCCACCTGCGCAGGCCCATGGACCTTGTGTTTGCTCTCTTTCTACTGTGTCTATGAACCATGCTGGTACCTGGCTTTCTGTCACACATTTTATGATGTGGGCACAATGGCAGATCCCCTGAAGATGACTTTCTCAGAACATGCTCCTGTCATGAAGCCACCTATGTCTGCACATAGAAAACCAGTGGAGCCAAGGTTGGCTTGAAGAACTTTCCAGGAAAGAGTTTTGTTTTTGCTATTGTGATTTTGTTCTGAGTCCACAGCTTAGTAAACTATCATAAGTATTTTTAATGAATGAGTCAATAAATGCCACATGCCTTTGCCACATTTGATGAACATTTGAGGAATTTGTTTTAGAATTGACTTTAGAGACAAATAATTACTCATATAAGgaacatgaaatattttttcttaggcTCTTTTCCATTGTTATCATAATATCAGAGactgtaatttataaagaaataaggtgggctggggatgtggctcaagcgttagcgcactcgcctggcatgcgtgcgggtttgatcctcagcaccacatacaaacaaagatgttgtgtccgccgaaaactaaaaaataaatattaaaattctctctctctctatctctaaaaaaataaaagaaataaggttTATTTATCAGTTCATAGCTCTGGAGGTTAATGTTAAGGAATCGCATCCGGCGAGAGCCTTGGAGCTGGTGAGGACACAGCGGAGTGCAGAGGTGGCTCAGGCAATATGTGCTGCGACAGAGCAAGCATGCTAACTTGGGTCCCCTTTCCTCCCCTTATAAGGCCACAGAGCCATCAGGGACCCCAGCTTCATGACATCACCCAGTCCTGATGACctcccaaaggccccacctccagACATCATTGACATGTGACTGGGGATTTCTGGTACATGAATTCTGGGGCACTTTGTTCTGTTcagtatatttttttcattctgctctttctcttttcttaattCAACCCAGTGTGGACCCCACTTCTCTTTCACCTTCTCACTGGAAGCTGCAGGCGACTTCTGAAGCTAGAAACCCTGTGGGGTGGACTGCAGTCACAGGGTGTGCTTACTGAGGAGGGCTCGGAGCTCCTCTTCCAGGTGCACTTTCCAGACAGCTCCAAACCACATCAGCCACACTGACCATGTCCTGTTGGGCCTCAGTGCACACTGCCTGGTGGCCATCACCACACCCGTTGGGTTTCCTTGCTCTAACATGCTTTCAAGTCTTTCCGACCCCACTAAACTTGACGTCCAGCTGAGAGGAGGGGCAGTgttattctgtgtgtgtgtgtgtgtgtgtgtgtatgcgtgtgcaTGCAGCACGCTTAGCAATCAAATTTTAAATGATTGCTGAATAAATGAGAGAGTGTGTACGGGGGGCGGATACTGGGAAATGGAAtcaaccaaattatattgttctatGGTGTGCATGCACAAGTGTGTAACAACGAatcccattattatgtataattgtaatgtgccaataaaaaaatttagaaataacTGCTCATGTTTATGCGCTATATTTGCATTACAAGGGCTTTATGTTAATGAAGTGTGAGATTAATTGACCAAATGCATGTTAATTGCAAGAACTGCAGTTGTCCCTAAAGCAATTTCCCTTTCACACCCACACATGGCTCCATGCCCTAAGTCCGGGGTGTCACCTGTGTTGTGGCTGCAGGCCATAGTGAGCATGATTGAATCTTGAGTTCAGTGTCTTCTCCAGGTAGTTATTTACCAATGCTGTAGTAAATATCTTCTGGATAAAACTATTGAATCGAGTGATAAATGAGATGTCCATAGGGTATCCATTATCCCAAACACGGTGCAAGATCCATGATCCCCGTCTAGTGCTGAGGAATACCTGAGGAGGGAGACAGAAAGCAAACCCACAGAGGAATCAGAAACATGCAGGATATTATTTTAGTAATGCCTCGCCCATCTCCAACTTTAAGAGCTTGACTTCCGAGGGTGAGGAAGGGAGATACTGTGCAGTGGTCACCATGCTNNNNNNNNNNNNNNNNNNNNNNNNNNNNNNNNNNNNNNNNNNNNNNNNNNNNNNNNNNNNNNNNNNNNNNNNNNNNNNNNNNNNNNNNNNNNNNNNNNNNNNNNNNNNNNNNNNNNNNNNNNNNNNNNNNNNNNNNNNNNNNNNNNNNNNNNNNNNNNNNNNNNNNNNNNNNNNNNNNNNNNNNNNNNNNNNNNNNNNNNgggacagaggggacagaggctctgaggggacagagggaacagaggctctggggggacagaggggacagaggggacagagggcacagaggggacagaggctctggggggacggaggggacagaggggacagaggggacagaggggacagaggggacagaggggacagaggggacagaggggacagaggggacagaggctctggggggacagaggggacagaggggacagaggctctggggggacagaggggacagaggggacagaggctctggggggacagaggggacagaggggacagaggctctggggggacagaggagacagaggggacagaggggacagaggggacagaggggacagaggctctggggggacagaggggacagaggggacagaggctctggggggacagaggggacagaggggacagaggctctgaggggacagagggaacagaggctctggggggacagaggggacagaggggacagagggcacagaggggacagaggctctggggggacagaggggacagaggggacagaggctctgagggaacagagggaacagaggctctggggggacagaggggacagaggggacagagggcacagaggggacagaggctctggggggacagaggggacagagtgAACAGAGGCTCTGAGGGGAcggaggggacagagggaacagaggggacagagggaacagaggggacagagggaacagaggggacagagggaacagaggggacagaggctctggggggacggaggggacagagggaacagaggggacagagggaacagaggttCTGGGGGTAcggaggggacagagggaacagaggggacagagggaacagaggggacagagggaacagaggggacagaggctctggggggacagaggggacagagggaacagaggctctggggggacagaggggacagagggaacagaggggacagagggaacagaggggacagagggaacagaggggacagaggctctggggggacagaggggacagagggaacagaggggacagagggaacagagggaacagaggggacagagggaacagaggctctggggggacggaggggacagagggaacagaggctctggggggacagaggggacagagggaacagaggggacagagggaacagaggttctggggggacaga contains:
- the LOC143379117 gene encoding flavin-containing monooxygenase 5-like, which codes for MARKRVAVIGAGISGLAAIKCCLDEGLEPTCFERNDDIGGLWKFQKNPSEKMPSIYKSVTINTSKEMMCFSDFPVPDHFPNYMHNSKLMEYFRMYASHFGLLKYIRFKTRVQSVRKCPDFPVSGQWDVVVEAEGQRESLLFHGVLVCSGHHTDPHLPLQAFPGAWPRLGGEVLSMSTRGHKDGTDSVFLSTRRGSWILHRVWDNGYPMDISFITRFNSFIQKIFTTALVNNYLEKTLNSRFNHAHYGLQPQHRPLSQHPTVSDDLPNHIISGRVQVKPNVREFTETDTIFDDGTVEANIDAVVFATGYSFSFPFLDGLIEVADNEVSLYKLMFPPNLEKPTLAVIGLVQPLGIVLPIAELQSRWAARVFKGLSKLPSAKKMMADIAQRKRAMEKRYVKTARHTIQVDHVEYMDEIASLAGVKPSLLLLLLSDPKLAMEVFFGPCTPYQFRLQGPGKWDGARRAILTQRERIIKPLRTRVTSKDSLSSSSGFSLVKVASLGLALLAAGLTYIFSTQSVE